One Amycolatopsis thermophila DNA segment encodes these proteins:
- the ftsH gene encoding ATP-dependent zinc metalloprotease FtsH, with product MDRKRLLRNPLLWIVAVVLIFLAVNTLTDSDRGYTQVPTSQAIAQIDTNNVKEANLEDKEQQLKLSLNNKIDVDGQQVDQIIAPFPSDATSLIYSRLIEKPNIKFSTTVTQQGFFTQILYYIIPLGLLLLLLMWMMNNAQGGGNRVLNFGKSKAKQLNKDMPKTTFGDVAGADEAVEELYEIKDFLQNPARYQALGAKIPKGVLLYGPPGTGKTLLARAVAGEAGVPFYTISGSDFVEMFVGVGASRVRDLFEQAKQNAPCIIFVDEIDAVGRQRGAGLGGGHDEREQTLNQLLVEMDGFDSRGGIILIAATNRPDILDPALLRPGRFDRQIPVSAPDLAGRRAILEVHSKGKPLAQGVDLNALAKRTVGMSGADLANVINEAALLTARQNGHVITDAALEESVDRVIGGPARKSRIISEQEKKITAYHEGGHALAAWAMPDLEPVYKLTILPRGRTGGHALVVPEDDKQLMTRSEMIARLVFAMGGRTAEELVFHEPTTGASSDIEQATKIAKAMVMEYGMSARLGAVKYGQDQGDPFLGRSAGRQPDYSLEVAHEIDEEVRKLIETAHTEAWEVLNTYRDVLDDLVLELLEKETLNRKDLERIFATVEKRPHITVFNEFGERTPSDKPPIKTPGELAMERGEPWPPPEKKPAPRQVPTPVGTAPGGSDLPGGPPYGQPEPPSNPYAPPPSNGGRPYGPNGSGQWPQPSNGGNQSGPPNYGAPPGWTPATQPGGQTPWRPGQGGQQRPGDWFGGPEEGQGQHRRNSDEQDGQDRQ from the coding sequence ATGGACCGGAAGCGCCTGCTCAGGAACCCGCTGCTGTGGATCGTCGCGGTTGTGTTGATCTTCCTCGCGGTCAACACCCTCACCGACAGCGACCGTGGTTATACCCAGGTCCCCACTTCACAGGCGATCGCGCAGATCGACACGAACAACGTGAAGGAAGCCAACCTGGAGGACAAGGAGCAGCAGCTCAAGCTGTCGCTCAACAACAAGATCGACGTCGACGGCCAGCAGGTCGACCAGATCATCGCGCCGTTCCCCTCGGACGCGACGAGCCTGATCTACAGCAGGCTGATCGAAAAGCCGAACATCAAGTTCTCCACCACGGTGACGCAACAGGGCTTCTTCACGCAGATCCTGTACTACATCATCCCGCTGGGCCTGCTGCTCCTGCTGCTGATGTGGATGATGAACAACGCGCAGGGCGGCGGCAACCGCGTCCTCAACTTCGGCAAGTCCAAGGCCAAGCAGCTGAACAAGGACATGCCGAAGACGACCTTCGGCGACGTCGCGGGTGCCGACGAGGCGGTCGAAGAGCTCTACGAGATCAAGGACTTCCTGCAGAACCCGGCCCGCTACCAGGCACTGGGCGCGAAGATCCCGAAGGGCGTGCTGCTCTACGGCCCGCCCGGTACCGGTAAGACCCTGCTCGCGCGGGCCGTCGCCGGTGAGGCCGGCGTGCCGTTCTACACGATCTCGGGGTCCGACTTCGTCGAGATGTTCGTCGGTGTCGGTGCCTCCCGCGTCCGCGACCTGTTCGAGCAGGCCAAGCAGAACGCCCCGTGCATCATCTTCGTCGACGAGATCGACGCGGTCGGCCGCCAGCGCGGCGCCGGCCTCGGCGGCGGTCACGACGAGCGCGAGCAGACGCTGAACCAGCTGCTCGTCGAGATGGACGGCTTCGACTCGCGCGGCGGCATCATCCTGATCGCCGCCACCAACCGGCCGGACATCCTCGACCCGGCGCTGCTGCGACCGGGCCGCTTCGACCGGCAGATCCCGGTGTCCGCGCCGGACCTCGCCGGCCGTCGCGCCATCCTCGAGGTCCACTCGAAGGGCAAGCCGCTCGCGCAGGGCGTCGACCTGAACGCGCTGGCCAAGCGGACCGTCGGCATGTCGGGCGCCGACCTGGCCAACGTCATCAACGAGGCCGCGCTGCTCACCGCCCGCCAGAACGGGCACGTGATCACCGACGCGGCGCTGGAGGAGTCGGTCGACCGCGTGATCGGCGGTCCGGCCCGCAAGAGCCGGATCATCTCCGAGCAGGAGAAGAAGATCACCGCCTACCACGAGGGCGGGCACGCGCTCGCCGCGTGGGCGATGCCGGATCTCGAGCCGGTGTACAAGCTGACGATCCTGCCGCGCGGCCGGACCGGTGGGCACGCGCTGGTCGTCCCCGAGGACGACAAGCAGCTGATGACCCGGTCCGAGATGATCGCCCGGCTGGTGTTCGCGATGGGTGGCCGCACGGCCGAGGAGCTGGTCTTCCACGAGCCGACCACCGGTGCGTCCTCCGACATCGAGCAGGCGACCAAGATCGCCAAGGCGATGGTCATGGAGTACGGCATGAGCGCCCGGCTGGGTGCCGTGAAGTACGGCCAGGACCAGGGCGACCCGTTCCTGGGCCGCTCCGCCGGGCGCCAGCCCGACTACTCGCTCGAGGTCGCGCACGAGATCGACGAAGAGGTCCGCAAGCTCATCGAGACCGCGCACACCGAGGCGTGGGAGGTGCTCAACACCTACCGCGACGTGCTCGACGACCTGGTGCTGGAGCTCCTGGAGAAGGAGACGCTGAACCGCAAGGACCTCGAGCGGATCTTCGCCACCGTCGAGAAGCGCCCGCACATCACGGTCTTCAACGAGTTCGGTGAGCGCACGCCGTCGGACAAGCCGCCGATCAAGACCCCGGGCGAGCTGGCGATGGAGCGCGGCGAGCCGTGGCCGCCCCCGGAGAAGAAGCCCGCGCCGCGTCAGGTGCCGACCCCGGTCGGGACCGCGCCCGGTGGCAGCGACCTCCCCGGTGGCCCGCCGTACGGCCAGCCGGAGCCGCCGTCGAACCCGTACGCGCCACCGCCGTCCAACGGCGGCCGGCCCTACGGTCCGAACGGCAGCGGTCAGTGGCCGCAGCCCTCCAACGGTGGCAACCAGTCCGGCCCGCCGAACTACGGTGCGCCTCCGGGCTGGACCCCGGCGACCCAGCCGGGTGGTCAGACGCCGTGGCGCCCTGGCCAGGGCGGCCAGCAGCGGCCGGGTGACTGGTTCGGCGGCCCGGAGGAGGGCCAGGGCCAGCACCGGCGGAATTCCGACGAGCAGGACGGTCAAGATCGACAGTGA
- the folE gene encoding GTP cyclohydrolase I FolE, which yields MDSELTPDEGPVFDQARAEKAVRELLEAVGENPDREGLRDTPARVARAYREMFAGLYTDPAAVLERTFDESHEELVLVTDIPMYSTCEHHLVPFHGVAHVGYIPNSHGKVTGLSKLARLVDLYAKRPQVQERLTSQIADALVRKLQPRGVIVVVEAEHLCMSMRGIRKPGARTTTSAVRGMLQTSATSRAEALELIKGRR from the coding sequence ATCGACAGTGAGCTGACGCCCGACGAGGGGCCGGTCTTCGACCAGGCGCGGGCCGAGAAGGCGGTGCGCGAGCTGCTCGAGGCCGTGGGCGAGAACCCGGACCGGGAGGGTCTGCGTGACACCCCCGCCCGGGTCGCTCGCGCGTACCGGGAGATGTTCGCCGGGCTCTACACCGATCCCGCCGCGGTGCTGGAACGCACCTTCGACGAATCGCACGAAGAGCTCGTGCTGGTCACCGACATCCCGATGTACAGCACCTGCGAACACCACCTGGTGCCGTTCCACGGGGTCGCGCACGTGGGGTACATCCCGAACAGCCACGGCAAGGTCACCGGGTTGTCCAAGCTCGCCCGCCTGGTCGACCTCTACGCGAAGCGCCCGCAGGTGCAGGAGCGGCTGACGTCGCAGATCGCCGACGCGCTGGTGCGCAAGCTGCAGCCGCGCGGCGTGATCGTCGTGGTCGAGGCCGAGCACCTGTGCATGTCGATGCGTGGCATCCGCAAGCCGGGCGCGCGCACCACCACCTCGGCCGTGCGCGGCATGTTGCAGACGTCGGCGACCTCGCGTGCGGAGGCCCTGGAACTGATCAAGGGCCGTCGATGA
- the folP gene encoding dihydropteroate synthase, with amino-acid sequence MTDGVPDRCLVMGVLNVTPDSFSDGGRYLDLDAALAHAHEMWERGADIIDVGGESTRPGSSRVDAETEIARVLPVVRTLAADGLRLSVDTTRAAVAEAALDAGAAIINDVSGGLADPDMAKVAATSQAPWVLMHWRGHSKDMNALATYDDVVSDVRDELRARVDAALAAGVAPEKIILDPGLGFAKRGEHDWALLNRLEVFLDMGFPVLVGASRKRFLGTLLASDGVPRPPAGREDATAAVTAIAAVKGAWGVRVHNVGASLDAVAVAAAWRRGRA; translated from the coding sequence ATGACGGACGGGGTGCCGGACCGCTGTCTGGTGATGGGCGTCCTGAACGTCACACCGGACTCCTTCTCCGACGGCGGCCGGTACCTCGACCTGGACGCGGCGCTGGCGCACGCCCACGAGATGTGGGAGCGCGGCGCGGACATCATCGACGTGGGCGGCGAGTCCACGCGGCCCGGTTCGTCCCGGGTGGACGCGGAGACCGAGATCGCCCGTGTGCTGCCCGTGGTGCGCACGCTGGCGGCCGACGGCCTGCGGCTCTCGGTGGACACCACGCGCGCCGCCGTCGCCGAGGCGGCGCTGGACGCGGGTGCCGCGATCATCAACGACGTGTCCGGCGGTCTGGCCGACCCGGACATGGCGAAGGTGGCCGCGACCAGCCAGGCGCCGTGGGTGCTGATGCACTGGCGCGGGCACAGCAAGGACATGAACGCGCTGGCCACCTACGACGACGTGGTGTCCGACGTGCGGGACGAGCTGCGGGCGCGGGTCGACGCGGCACTGGCGGCCGGTGTCGCGCCGGAGAAGATCATCCTCGACCCGGGGCTGGGGTTCGCCAAGCGCGGCGAGCACGACTGGGCGCTGCTGAACCGGCTGGAAGTCTTTCTGGACATGGGTTTCCCGGTGCTGGTGGGGGCTTCGCGGAAGCGGTTCCTGGGCACGCTGCTGGCCTCGGACGGTGTGCCGCGCCCACCCGCCGGACGCGAGGACGCGACGGCGGCGGTGACGGCGATCGCCGCGGTGAAGGGTGCGTGGGGCGTGCGGGTGCACAACGTGGGGGCGTCGCTGGACGCGGTTGCGGTCGCGGCGGCGTGGAGGCGCGGGCGTGCCTGA
- the folB gene encoding dihydroneopterin aldolase: MPDRITLTGLRVFGRHGVFEHEKRDGQDFVVDIVVWLDLAPAAASDDLRETLHYGELAQMAAEIVGGEPYDLIESVAGRIADEVLKDSRLSAVEVTVHKPSAPIPLDFADVAVTVHRERS, translated from the coding sequence GTGCCTGACCGGATCACACTCACCGGGCTGCGGGTGTTCGGGCGCCACGGGGTGTTCGAGCACGAGAAGCGGGACGGGCAGGATTTCGTCGTCGACATCGTCGTGTGGCTGGACCTCGCGCCGGCCGCCGCGTCGGACGATTTGCGGGAAACCCTGCACTACGGCGAGCTGGCCCAGATGGCGGCGGAGATCGTCGGTGGGGAGCCGTACGACCTGATCGAGAGCGTGGCGGGCCGGATCGCCGATGAGGTGCTGAAGGATTCGCGGCTGTCAGCGGTGGAGGTGACCGTGCACAAGCCGTCCGCGCCGATCCCGTTGGATTTCGCGGACGTGGCGGTCACCGTTCACCGGGAGCGTTCGTGA
- the folK gene encoding 2-amino-4-hydroxy-6-hydroxymethyldihydropteridine diphosphokinase, translated as MRAVLSLGSNLGDRLGYLRSVVEFFGPAVVAVSSVYETEPWGVEDQPDFLNAVCIVDDPARDAWAWLRAGQALEARAGRVRELRWGPRTLDVDVVTVDGVRSDDPELLLPHPGTPERASVLIPWLEIDPDAVLPGHGPVRALLEARPDSDRASVRLLQPFPR; from the coding sequence GTGAGGGCGGTCCTGTCGCTCGGTTCGAACCTCGGTGACCGGCTGGGATACCTGAGGTCGGTCGTCGAGTTCTTCGGTCCGGCCGTGGTCGCGGTGTCCAGTGTGTACGAAACGGAACCGTGGGGCGTCGAGGACCAGCCGGATTTCCTGAACGCGGTGTGCATTGTGGACGATCCGGCGCGGGACGCGTGGGCGTGGCTGCGGGCGGGCCAGGCGCTGGAAGCCCGAGCCGGCCGCGTCCGGGAGTTGCGGTGGGGGCCGCGGACGCTGGACGTGGACGTCGTCACGGTGGACGGCGTCCGCTCCGACGATCCCGAGCTGCTGTTGCCCCACCCCGGAACCCCCGAGCGGGCGAGCGTGCTCATCCCGTGGCTGGAAATCGACCCGGACGCGGTGTTGCCGGGGCACGGCCCGGTCCGCGCGCTGCTGGAGGCACGCCCGGACTCGGACCGAGCCTCCGTCCGGCTCCTGCAGCCCTTCCCCCGCTGA
- a CDS encoding helix-turn-helix domain-containing protein codes for MERVGGMFTIGELSRRTGLPVKTIRFYSDEGLLPPADRTRSGYRLYDVKAMARLELIKTLRELGLGLADVGAVLSRETSVSRLAHRHIDALDEQIRRLRLRRAVLRAVVKRKSEPEEVKLMNKLASMSDEERARLVDEFWREVSEGLAVDPEFYERMRSAKPQLPDDPTPEQLEAWIEFAELIQDPGFRAAIRRMSERHSDALAAGEEVSPPSQEWCAWSERAQKALDAGLAPDSAEGRALADDIARGWATTGQDPDDRAFRDTVADRIAAGTDVRAERYWQLMAIMNDWPPVPSRVPAVQWMTAALRK; via the coding sequence ATGGAGCGAGTGGGCGGGATGTTCACCATCGGCGAGCTGAGCCGGCGGACCGGGTTGCCTGTCAAGACCATCCGGTTCTACTCCGACGAGGGATTGTTGCCGCCCGCCGACCGCACGCGCTCCGGCTACCGGCTCTACGACGTCAAGGCCATGGCCCGGCTCGAACTGATCAAGACGTTGCGGGAGCTCGGCCTCGGCCTGGCCGACGTCGGCGCGGTGCTGTCGCGGGAGACGAGCGTTTCCCGGCTGGCGCACCGGCACATCGACGCGCTCGACGAGCAGATCCGCAGGCTGCGGCTGCGACGCGCGGTGCTCCGGGCGGTCGTGAAGCGGAAGTCCGAACCGGAGGAGGTGAAGCTGATGAACAAGCTCGCGTCGATGTCCGACGAGGAACGGGCCCGCCTGGTCGACGAGTTCTGGCGGGAGGTGAGCGAAGGGCTGGCCGTCGACCCGGAGTTCTACGAGCGGATGCGCTCGGCCAAGCCGCAGCTGCCGGACGACCCGACGCCCGAGCAGCTGGAGGCCTGGATCGAGTTCGCCGAGCTCATCCAGGACCCCGGGTTCCGCGCCGCGATCCGCCGCATGAGCGAGCGGCACTCGGACGCCCTCGCGGCCGGCGAGGAGGTCAGCCCGCCGTCGCAGGAGTGGTGCGCCTGGAGCGAGCGGGCCCAGAAGGCACTGGACGCCGGACTCGCCCCGGATTCCGCGGAGGGCCGCGCACTGGCGGACGACATCGCTCGCGGCTGGGCGACGACGGGGCAGGATCCGGATGACCGCGCCTTCCGGGACACGGTGGCCGACCGGATCGCGGCCGGGACCGACGTGCGGGCCGAACGGTACTGGCAGCTGATGGCGATCATGAACGACTGGCCGCCCGTGCCCAGCCGGGTACCGGCAGTGCAGTGGATGACCGCCGCCCTGCGGAAGTGA
- a CDS encoding DUF3180 domain-containing protein, with amino-acid sequence MHFTRPRELVIAGLVGLVVAYLLFEFAYGDLPRLPRLAGVSLVALAVIEVALAFSMRSRVRSGRVVNAVSAARTVALAKASSLLGAIMLGAWVGIAAALFPRASELAAASSDLRSVAIGGVCAAALIAAALWLEHCCRTPEDDERDPDHHPTG; translated from the coding sequence ATGCACTTCACCCGGCCCCGTGAACTGGTGATCGCCGGGCTGGTCGGGCTCGTGGTCGCCTACCTGCTGTTCGAGTTCGCCTACGGCGACCTGCCCCGGTTGCCGCGGCTGGCCGGCGTGTCGCTGGTGGCGCTCGCGGTGATCGAAGTCGCACTCGCCTTCTCGATGCGGTCGCGCGTCAGGTCCGGCCGGGTCGTCAACGCGGTCTCGGCGGCGCGCACCGTGGCGCTCGCGAAGGCCTCGTCGTTGCTCGGCGCGATCATGCTCGGTGCGTGGGTGGGCATCGCGGCCGCGTTGTTCCCGCGGGCGTCGGAGCTGGCCGCGGCGTCGAGCGACCTCCGCAGCGTCGCGATCGGCGGGGTGTGCGCGGCGGCGTTGATCGCCGCGGCGCTGTGGCTCGAGCACTGCTGCCGCACGCCGGAGGACGACGAACGTGATCCCGATCATCACCCGACCGGTTAA
- a CDS encoding DUF6779 domain-containing protein produces the protein MTGEGDETRGRVLGRPWFLIGLALAVAATIPLVLADDVRYMRLGIVAALWAALIGAFLAVRYRKQATTTEEAVAQAQEVYELELEREIAARREFELEVEAETRQRVEAESRTELDALRAEIASLRDNLQGLFGGEVLLERVALTAQATRMRALREEQRVVEPGSGKPAQITAAKKESSDRPTEFIERVREKEPVRTGGRPTAPEPRRPERSMDLPVRRVAKAEPVAPPADLERTRVQPAAKKPERPQARPVEPSRPAPSRPERARPNAATTPVKREPPREPDPVEQPTQVAKALDPDWTPRAERSATDLSAAFPTRMTRPVQPEPPRAEVARPEPARAEPSWVEPVQPEPARAEPEKQSAVVPVPEDHPVVNETLPVEVRRLAQQGRPGGRRRRAEDDEAPAGRRRRPDADEAQPGVPVPDADVAPGGPRRSVAEAETAGRRSSAGDAVSSRRPAESSGYRSADAIKGRRSAEAGRRAEPDEAPAGRRHRAEGEPPSWVSTGRRAKPEADTPRSGHRTTAAEDTGSHSAGRSVSELLAANGKTATPRRRRRAED, from the coding sequence ATGACTGGCGAGGGTGACGAGACGCGCGGCCGCGTCCTGGGCAGGCCGTGGTTTCTCATCGGCCTTGCCCTCGCGGTCGCCGCCACGATTCCCCTGGTGTTGGCGGACGACGTCCGGTACATGCGGCTGGGGATCGTCGCCGCGCTGTGGGCGGCGCTGATCGGCGCTTTCCTCGCGGTGCGGTACCGCAAGCAGGCGACCACCACCGAGGAGGCGGTCGCGCAGGCGCAGGAAGTGTACGAGCTGGAGCTCGAACGCGAGATCGCCGCGCGGCGCGAGTTCGAGCTCGAGGTGGAAGCCGAGACGCGGCAACGGGTCGAGGCCGAGTCCCGCACCGAACTGGACGCGCTGCGCGCGGAGATCGCGTCCCTGCGGGACAACCTGCAGGGCCTCTTCGGCGGTGAGGTGCTGCTCGAGCGCGTCGCGCTGACCGCGCAGGCCACCCGGATGCGCGCGCTGCGCGAGGAGCAGCGGGTCGTCGAGCCGGGTTCGGGCAAGCCGGCGCAGATCACCGCGGCGAAGAAGGAGAGCAGCGACCGGCCGACCGAGTTCATCGAGCGGGTGCGGGAGAAGGAGCCGGTGCGCACCGGCGGCCGCCCCACGGCGCCCGAACCGCGCCGCCCGGAACGGTCGATGGACCTCCCGGTGCGCCGCGTCGCGAAGGCCGAGCCGGTGGCCCCACCGGCCGACCTGGAGCGGACGCGCGTGCAGCCCGCCGCGAAGAAGCCGGAACGCCCGCAGGCGCGGCCGGTCGAGCCGAGCCGTCCCGCGCCCAGCCGCCCCGAGCGGGCCCGGCCGAACGCCGCGACCACGCCGGTCAAGCGCGAGCCGCCGCGCGAACCCGACCCCGTGGAGCAGCCGACCCAGGTCGCGAAGGCACTCGACCCGGACTGGACTCCGCGGGCCGAGCGCTCGGCGACGGACCTGTCCGCCGCGTTCCCGACGCGGATGACGCGACCGGTGCAGCCGGAGCCCCCGCGCGCCGAGGTCGCGCGCCCGGAGCCCGCGCGCGCCGAGCCGTCGTGGGTGGAGCCGGTGCAGCCGGAGCCCGCACGTGCGGAGCCGGAGAAGCAGTCGGCGGTCGTACCGGTGCCCGAGGACCACCCGGTGGTCAACGAGACGTTGCCGGTCGAGGTCCGGCGGCTGGCGCAGCAGGGCAGGCCGGGCGGTCGCCGTCGCCGCGCGGAGGACGACGAGGCGCCCGCCGGACGCCGTCGCCGTCCCGACGCGGACGAGGCCCAGCCCGGCGTGCCGGTGCCGGATGCGGACGTGGCGCCCGGGGGGCCGCGCCGGTCGGTCGCCGAGGCCGAGACCGCCGGACGACGCTCATCCGCGGGGGACGCGGTGAGCAGCCGCCGGCCCGCGGAGTCGAGCGGGTACCGGTCCGCGGACGCGATCAAGGGCCGCCGCTCCGCCGAGGCCGGCCGCCGTGCCGAGCCCGACGAGGCCCCGGCCGGACGACGGCACCGCGCCGAGGGCGAGCCGCCGTCGTGGGTGAGCACGGGCCGCCGCGCGAAGCCGGAGGCGGACACCCCGCGCTCCGGGCACCGCACCACAGCGGCCGAGGACACCGGCTCGCATTCCGCGGGGCGCTCGGTGAGCGAACTCCTCGCCGCGAACGGCAAAACAGCCACCCCGCGACGCCGCCGCCGCGCCGAGGACTGA
- a CDS encoding PrsW family intramembrane metalloprotease, translating to MLLPVLGLVVLAVCGLTVLGLVTVRVGPVAVAIGVAAALVPVAVVVATILWVDRWEPEPAKFLLVAFFWGACVAAITALLINNTAETVGDLLLGEGRGSKLSALLSAPLVEEAAKASFVLAILLRRSDEFDGIIDGIVYAGFTAAGFAFTENIYYFGRAFNDYGFGNATSSGVIAAFVLRGVMSPFTHPLFAALTGIGFGYASRADSRSVKILAPLGGYLAAVLLHALWNGAAVLGGAQTFLNVYFLIMVPMFIAVVLLVLLQRRREQRIVTAALPAMVEARLIAPSEVELLSTLAGRRDWRRQARQQSGRDAAKAVARYQASVTELAFLRRRKPTPEHEKRRRELLTALRTSRADAVRLAGDGSRTG from the coding sequence GTGCTCCTGCCCGTGCTCGGCCTCGTCGTCCTCGCCGTCTGCGGGCTGACCGTGCTCGGCCTGGTCACGGTGCGCGTCGGGCCCGTGGCGGTGGCCATCGGCGTCGCCGCGGCGCTCGTGCCCGTCGCGGTCGTCGTGGCGACCATCCTGTGGGTCGATCGCTGGGAACCGGAGCCGGCGAAGTTCCTGCTCGTCGCCTTCTTCTGGGGCGCCTGCGTCGCCGCGATCACCGCCCTGCTGATCAACAACACCGCCGAAACGGTGGGCGACCTGCTGCTCGGCGAGGGCCGCGGCAGCAAACTGTCCGCCCTCCTGTCCGCGCCGCTCGTCGAGGAAGCGGCGAAGGCCTCGTTCGTGCTCGCGATCCTCCTGCGCCGCTCCGACGAGTTCGACGGGATCATCGACGGCATCGTCTACGCCGGATTCACCGCGGCCGGCTTCGCGTTCACCGAGAACATCTACTACTTCGGCCGCGCCTTCAACGACTACGGCTTCGGCAACGCCACCAGCAGCGGGGTGATCGCCGCGTTCGTGCTGCGCGGTGTGATGTCCCCGTTCACGCACCCGTTGTTCGCCGCCCTCACCGGCATCGGCTTCGGCTACGCCTCCCGCGCCGACAGCAGATCCGTCAAGATCCTCGCCCCGCTCGGCGGCTACCTCGCCGCCGTCCTGTTGCACGCCCTGTGGAACGGCGCGGCGGTCCTCGGGGGCGCCCAGACCTTCCTCAACGTCTACTTCCTGATCATGGTGCCGATGTTCATCGCGGTCGTGCTGCTCGTCCTGCTGCAACGCCGCCGCGAACAGCGGATCGTCACCGCCGCCCTGCCCGCGATGGTGGAGGCCCGCCTGATCGCGCCGTCGGAGGTCGAACTGCTGTCGACCCTCGCCGGCCGCCGCGACTGGCGCCGCCAGGCCCGGCAGCAGTCCGGGCGGGACGCCGCGAAAGCCGTCGCACGCTACCAGGCGAGCGTGACCGAGCTCGCGTTCCTGCGCCGCCGCAAACCCACCCCCGAACACGAAAAGCGCAGGCGGGAACTGCTGACCGCGCTGCGCACCTCCCGCGCCGACGCGGTCCGGCTCGCGGGTGACGGCAGCCGAACCGGATGA
- a CDS encoding Rossmann-like and DUF2520 domain-containing protein gives MERAEEFCCHERPQGHAVSRPARLGVGVISAGRVGSVVGAALARTGHTVVAAAGISAASQARAERMLPGVPLQPPDQVAATADLVLLAVPDDELAGLVRGLAATGSWRPGQIVIHTSGAHGLDVLAPAAEAGALPLALHPVMTFTGRTEDLDRLAACSVGVTAAADDEMAWSVGEALTVEMGAEPVRVPEAARPLYHAALAHGANHLITLVDDCVDLLRGAGIGNAERMLGPLLSAALDNALRHGDRALTGPVARGDTGTLRKHLAVLEATDPAIVPAYTSLARRTARRAESAGLLEPRAAAEITELLEGPGNP, from the coding sequence CTGGAACGAGCTGAGGAGTTCTGCTGCCATGAGCGTCCACAGGGGCACGCCGTGAGTCGTCCCGCCAGGCTCGGCGTCGGGGTGATCTCCGCCGGGCGCGTGGGCAGCGTGGTCGGCGCCGCGCTCGCCCGCACCGGGCACACCGTGGTCGCCGCCGCCGGGATTTCGGCCGCCTCGCAGGCCCGCGCCGAACGCATGCTGCCCGGTGTCCCGCTGCAACCGCCGGACCAGGTCGCGGCCACCGCCGACCTGGTCCTGCTGGCCGTGCCCGACGACGAGCTCGCCGGCCTGGTCCGCGGCCTGGCCGCCACCGGGTCCTGGCGCCCCGGCCAGATCGTCATCCACACCTCCGGCGCGCACGGTCTGGACGTGCTGGCCCCGGCCGCCGAAGCCGGTGCCCTGCCGTTGGCGCTGCACCCGGTGATGACCTTCACCGGGCGCACCGAGGACCTCGACCGGCTCGCCGCGTGCAGCGTCGGCGTCACCGCCGCGGCCGACGACGAGATGGCGTGGAGCGTCGGCGAGGCGCTGACCGTCGAGATGGGCGCCGAACCGGTCCGGGTGCCGGAGGCGGCCCGCCCGCTGTACCACGCGGCGCTCGCGCACGGCGCCAACCACCTGATCACGCTCGTCGACGACTGCGTGGACCTGTTGCGCGGCGCGGGCATCGGGAACGCGGAGCGCATGCTCGGCCCGCTGCTGTCGGCCGCGCTGGACAACGCGCTGCGGCACGGGGATCGCGCGCTGACCGGTCCGGTCGCGCGCGGCGACACCGGTACGCTGCGCAAGCACCTCGCGGTGCTCGAAGCCACCGATCCCGCGATCGTGCCCGCCTACACCTCGCTCGCCCGGCGCACCGCGCGGCGAGCCGAATCGGCCGGCCTGCTTGAACCGCGCGCCGCCGCCGAGATCACCGAACTCCTGGAAGGGCCGGGAAACCCGTGA
- the panC gene encoding pantoate--beta-alanine ligase — protein MTTPKFSRGRLNTFQTPADVHRVTAALRSVGRKVALVPTMGALHAGHRELIRRAKRLPNTVVAVSIFVNPLQFGEGEDFDAYPRPLERDLEILAEDGVEIAFVPKVGDLYAEGHAVTLHPGPLGDDLEGAHRPGHFGGVLTVVAKLFNIVTPDYAFFGEKDYQQLVLIKRMVRDLNLDVRVIGVPTVREPDGLALSSRNVYLSPEQRESAMVLSAALVAGAHSGPKGAGAVLAAARETLAARPGVAVDYLELRGTDLGPAPVDGEARLLVAARVGRTRLIDNVPVVLGASEEER, from the coding sequence GTGACCACACCGAAATTCAGCCGCGGGCGGCTGAACACGTTCCAGACACCGGCCGACGTCCACCGGGTCACCGCGGCGCTGCGCTCGGTCGGCCGCAAGGTCGCGCTGGTGCCCACGATGGGCGCACTGCACGCCGGCCACCGTGAGCTGATCCGCCGCGCGAAGCGGCTGCCGAACACCGTCGTCGCCGTGTCGATCTTCGTGAACCCGTTGCAGTTCGGCGAGGGCGAGGACTTCGACGCCTACCCGCGCCCGCTGGAGCGGGACCTGGAGATCCTGGCCGAGGACGGCGTCGAGATCGCCTTCGTGCCCAAGGTGGGCGACCTCTACGCCGAGGGCCACGCCGTGACGTTGCACCCCGGCCCGCTCGGCGACGACCTGGAGGGCGCCCACCGGCCCGGCCACTTCGGCGGGGTGCTGACCGTCGTGGCGAAGCTGTTCAACATCGTCACCCCGGACTACGCGTTCTTCGGCGAGAAGGACTACCAGCAGCTGGTCCTGATCAAGCGGATGGTGCGGGACCTGAACCTGGACGTCCGCGTGATCGGTGTGCCGACGGTGCGCGAGCCGGACGGGCTGGCCCTGTCCTCGCGCAACGTCTACCTCTCGCCGGAGCAGCGGGAGTCGGCGATGGTGCTGTCCGCGGCGCTGGTGGCCGGCGCGCACTCCGGTCCGAAGGGGGCCGGCGCCGTGCTCGCGGCGGCGCGCGAAACGCTGGCCGCCCGTCCGGGTGTCGCAGTGGATTATCTCGAGTTGCGTGGAACCGATCTTGGTCCCGCGCCCGTCGATGGGGAAGCACGGTTGCTGGTCGCCGCCCGCGTGGGGCGGACCCGGCTGATCGACAACGTCCCGGTGGTGCTGGGCGCGTCGGAGGAAGAGAGATAA